The Leifsonia williamsii genome includes a region encoding these proteins:
- the pdhA gene encoding pyruvate dehydrogenase (acetyl-transferring) E1 component subunit alpha, with protein MHADDLLPGDTPLRLIDQEGTGHPHARLPFPSTPVLLDGYRRLVLGRRLNEQADALVRQGRLAVYPSSQGQEAAEVAAAMVLGDEDWLFPTYRDSVAVISRGVDPFEAFLLLRGDWHSGYDPKEHRIAPQSTPLATQLLHAVGVAHAARLRGEDTVVLAMCGDGATSEGDFHEALNFAAVFHLPVVFLVQNNGYAISVPLSRQTAAPSLAHKGVGYGMRGRLVDGNDLAALLALLGEAVQEARDGGGPTLVEAVTYRVKPHTNADDATRYRSQEEVEPWLARDPLLRLRTWLAAQGALSDGDDAEAHAHAESVAARVRAQLTADAEPHPQDLFAHVYATPTPQLREQSRLLAAELEAEEAVR; from the coding sequence ATGCACGCCGACGATCTGCTGCCGGGCGACACCCCGCTCCGGCTCATCGATCAGGAGGGCACGGGCCACCCGCACGCGCGCCTCCCGTTCCCGTCCACCCCCGTGCTGCTCGACGGCTACCGGAGGCTCGTGCTGGGCCGCCGCCTCAACGAGCAGGCCGACGCGCTGGTGCGGCAGGGGAGGCTCGCCGTCTACCCGTCGTCGCAGGGCCAGGAGGCCGCCGAGGTCGCCGCGGCCATGGTGCTCGGCGACGAGGACTGGCTGTTCCCGACCTACCGCGACAGCGTCGCCGTCATCTCGCGCGGCGTCGACCCGTTCGAGGCGTTCCTGCTGCTGCGCGGCGACTGGCACTCGGGCTACGACCCGAAGGAGCACCGGATCGCACCCCAGTCGACCCCGCTCGCCACCCAGCTGCTGCACGCGGTCGGCGTGGCCCACGCGGCGCGGCTGCGCGGCGAGGACACGGTCGTCCTCGCGATGTGCGGCGACGGCGCGACCAGCGAGGGCGACTTCCACGAGGCGCTCAACTTCGCCGCCGTCTTCCACCTCCCCGTCGTGTTCCTCGTGCAGAACAACGGGTATGCGATCTCCGTGCCGCTGAGCCGGCAGACCGCCGCACCGAGCCTGGCGCACAAGGGCGTCGGCTACGGGATGCGCGGCCGCCTGGTCGACGGCAACGACCTCGCCGCACTGCTCGCGCTGCTGGGCGAGGCGGTGCAGGAGGCGCGCGACGGCGGCGGCCCGACGCTGGTCGAGGCCGTGACCTACCGGGTGAAGCCGCACACCAACGCCGATGACGCCACCCGGTACCGCAGCCAGGAGGAGGTCGAGCCGTGGCTCGCGCGCGACCCGCTGCTGAGACTCCGCACCTGGCTGGCCGCGCAGGGCGCGCTGAGCGACGGCGACGACGCCGAGGCCCACGCGCACGCCGAGAGCGTCGCCGCCCGCGTCCGCGCCCAGCTCACCGCCGACGCCGAGCCCCACCCGCAGGACCTGTTCGCCCACGTCTACGCCACCCCCACGCCGCAGCTGCGCGAGCAGTCCCGGCTGCTGGCCGCCGAGCTCGAGGCCGAGGAGGCCGTGCGATGA
- a CDS encoding Lrp/AsnC family transcriptional regulator has protein sequence MDDIDARILDALRADGRASITAVAEQAHVSRANAYARVSRLVAEGVITGFTAKVDPRLSGRGSSAYVTMRVEQAAWHDLRDRLRAIPEVEHFALVGGDFDVILLVRARDNEDLRRVVLEELTAIPSVRDTKTSLVFEDHDAR, from the coding sequence ATGGACGACATCGACGCCCGCATCCTGGACGCCCTGCGCGCCGACGGCCGCGCCTCCATCACGGCGGTGGCCGAGCAGGCGCACGTCTCGCGCGCCAACGCCTACGCCCGGGTGTCGCGGCTGGTGGCGGAGGGCGTGATCACCGGCTTCACGGCGAAGGTCGACCCGCGCCTGTCGGGCCGGGGGTCGTCGGCGTACGTCACCATGCGCGTGGAGCAGGCGGCCTGGCACGACCTGCGCGACCGGCTGCGCGCCATCCCCGAGGTCGAGCACTTCGCGCTGGTCGGCGGCGACTTCGACGTGATCCTGCTGGTGCGGGCGCGCGACAACGAGGACCTGCGGCGCGTGGTGCTGGAGGAGCTGACGGCGATCCCGAGCGTGCGCGACACGAAGACGTCGCTCGTCTTCGAGGACCACGACGCCCGCTGA
- a CDS encoding DMT family transporter translates to MTARTPSRTFPLWLALLLALVCGAGVALQSRINGELGKRLGDGFAAAAISFGSGLVILLIALAVAPAGRRGLRRVRDALRGGELRWWYVCGGAAGAFLVLSQGLVAAVLGVALFTVSVVAGQTVSGLVLDRIGLGPGGRRPLTPSRVVGAGIALVAVLWAVSAQLGGSISVWAMVLPLLAGLGMGWQQAVNGQVRVLAESALTATFINFLVGTVVLVVLMLVHFAFAGLPRPLPSELWLYLGGAIGCVFIAANALLVRITGVLLLGLATVAGQLITALLLDLLLPSSQAGVPFSTIGGTLLAVVAVGVASIRWGRRRRTAGEL, encoded by the coding sequence GTGACCGCCCGCACGCCCTCCCGCACCTTCCCGCTCTGGCTCGCCCTGCTCCTCGCGCTCGTCTGCGGCGCCGGCGTCGCCCTGCAGTCCCGCATCAACGGCGAGCTGGGCAAGCGCCTCGGCGACGGCTTCGCCGCCGCCGCCATCTCGTTCGGCTCGGGCCTCGTGATCCTGCTGATCGCGCTGGCCGTCGCCCCCGCCGGCCGCCGCGGCCTGCGCCGCGTGCGCGACGCGCTGCGCGGCGGCGAGTTGCGCTGGTGGTACGTCTGCGGAGGCGCCGCCGGCGCCTTTCTGGTGCTGTCGCAGGGTCTCGTCGCCGCGGTGCTCGGCGTCGCCCTGTTCACCGTGTCGGTGGTCGCCGGGCAGACCGTGAGCGGACTGGTGCTCGATCGCATCGGCCTCGGCCCGGGCGGCAGGCGCCCGCTCACCCCCTCACGCGTGGTCGGAGCGGGGATCGCGCTCGTCGCGGTGCTCTGGGCCGTCTCCGCGCAGCTCGGCGGCAGCATCTCCGTCTGGGCCATGGTGCTCCCGCTGCTGGCGGGCCTCGGGATGGGCTGGCAGCAGGCCGTCAACGGCCAGGTCCGCGTGCTGGCCGAGAGCGCGTTGACCGCGACCTTCATCAACTTCCTCGTCGGAACCGTCGTTCTGGTCGTGCTGATGCTCGTGCACTTCGCCTTCGCCGGCCTGCCGCGTCCGCTGCCCTCGGAGCTCTGGCTGTATCTGGGCGGCGCGATCGGCTGCGTGTTCATCGCGGCGAACGCCCTGCTCGTGCGCATCACGGGCGTCCTGCTGCTCGGCCTCGCCACGGTCGCCGGACAGCTGATCACGGCGCTCCTGCTCGACCTCCTGCTGCCCAGCTCGCAGGCGGGCGTCCCGTTCTCGACCATCGGCGGGACGCTGCTCGCCGTGGTCGCCGTCGGCGTGGCCAGCATCCGCTGGGGCCGCCGCCGCAGGACCGCCGGCGAGCTGTAG
- a CDS encoding alpha-ketoacid dehydrogenase subunit beta has protein sequence MTLTADPGPRAGAAAPAAASTATMTMAQALNRALADAMAADPSVLVFGEDVGPLGGVFRITDGLTARFGENRCFDTPLAESGIVGTAVGMAMNGMRPVVELQFDAFAYPAFEQIVDHVAKMGNRTRGRVRLPMVIRIPYAGGIGGVEHHSDSSEVYYAHTPGLTVVSPATPQDAYGMLRAAIALPDPVVFLEPKKLYWSSGEVDTAAPLPELGRARVARQGTDATLIAYGPSVPVALAAAEAAEEEGRSLAVVDVRSLVPFDDDTVCEAVRATGRAVVIAEAPGFASVAGEIAARVSERCFHHLLAPVRRVTGFDTPFAPPKLESYYLPSVDRVLDAVETLQWEDA, from the coding sequence ATGACCCTGACCGCCGACCCCGGACCGCGCGCCGGCGCCGCAGCACCCGCGGCAGCCTCCACCGCCACCATGACCATGGCCCAGGCGCTCAACCGCGCCCTCGCCGACGCGATGGCCGCCGACCCGTCGGTGCTCGTCTTCGGCGAGGACGTCGGGCCGCTCGGCGGCGTCTTCCGCATCACCGACGGCCTCACCGCGCGCTTCGGCGAGAACCGCTGCTTCGACACCCCGCTGGCCGAGTCCGGCATCGTCGGCACCGCCGTCGGCATGGCGATGAACGGGATGCGGCCGGTCGTCGAGCTGCAGTTCGACGCCTTCGCCTACCCGGCCTTCGAGCAGATCGTCGACCATGTCGCCAAGATGGGCAACCGCACCCGCGGCCGCGTCCGCCTCCCGATGGTCATCCGCATCCCCTACGCGGGCGGCATCGGGGGAGTGGAGCACCACTCCGACTCGTCCGAGGTGTACTACGCGCACACCCCGGGTCTGACGGTGGTCAGCCCCGCCACCCCGCAGGACGCGTACGGCATGCTGCGCGCTGCGATCGCCCTCCCCGACCCCGTCGTGTTCCTCGAGCCCAAGAAGCTGTACTGGTCGAGCGGCGAGGTCGACACCGCGGCGCCCCTGCCCGAGCTCGGCCGCGCCCGCGTCGCCCGCCAGGGCACCGACGCGACGCTCATCGCCTACGGGCCGTCGGTCCCGGTCGCGCTCGCCGCCGCCGAAGCCGCGGAGGAGGAGGGGCGGAGCCTCGCCGTCGTCGACGTACGCAGCCTCGTCCCCTTCGACGACGACACCGTCTGCGAGGCCGTGCGCGCGACCGGTCGCGCCGTCGTGATCGCGGAGGCGCCCGGCTTCGCGAGCGTGGCCGGCGAGATCGCGGCGCGGGTGTCGGAGCGCTGCTTCCACCACCTCCTCGCCCCGGTGCGCCGGGTGACCGGCTTCGACACCCCGTTCGCCCCGCCGAAGCTCGAGTCCTACTATCTGCCGAGCGTCGACCGCGTGCTCGACGCCGTCGAGACGCTGCAGTGGGAGGACGCATGA
- a CDS encoding DUF3263 domain-containing protein, which produces MAEAAGLTDREAAILDFERRWWRHAGAKEQAIREEFGLSAARYYQLLGALIDRPDALQHDPMLVKRLLRLRETRTAARRSRTLLPGD; this is translated from the coding sequence GTGGCCGAGGCTGCAGGTCTGACCGACCGGGAGGCCGCCATCCTCGACTTCGAGCGCCGCTGGTGGCGGCATGCCGGAGCCAAGGAGCAGGCCATCCGCGAGGAGTTCGGACTCTCGGCCGCCCGGTACTATCAGCTCCTCGGGGCCCTGATCGACCGGCCGGACGCCCTGCAGCACGACCCGATGCTCGTCAAGCGACTGCTCCGCCTCCGCGAGACGAGGACGGCCGCCCGCCGCAGCAGGACCCTCCTGCCCGGCGACTGA
- a CDS encoding cold-shock protein, producing the protein MANGTVKWFNAEKGYGFITVDGGGQDVFVHYSAIDMNGYKVLEEGQQVQFEVGTGNKGPQAESVRPL; encoded by the coding sequence ATGGCGAACGGGACCGTGAAGTGGTTCAACGCTGAGAAGGGCTACGGATTCATCACCGTCGATGGTGGGGGACAGGACGTCTTCGTCCACTACTCCGCGATCGACATGAACGGCTACAAGGTGCTCGAGGAGGGCCAGCAGGTCCAGTTCGAGGTCGGTACGGGCAACAAGGGCCCGCAGGCCGAGTCGGTGCGTCCGCTGTAG
- a CDS encoding LytR C-terminal domain-containing protein, translating into MAEKFPTDRFDEIPDGLERVGAHRAPRPRGRGWIAVGWAALATIVLVGAGIFGLSLINGAISFSGPTNSASAASSSAAAPTPSATPTPTIVPTVDPSLSVNVLNGTSTEGLAGTIGDKLKAAGWTIGALANADRTDIAQTVVYYADPANQAAALGVAQSLPGAAVQQTQDFADSGADITVVVGADNAG; encoded by the coding sequence ATGGCAGAGAAGTTCCCCACGGACCGTTTCGACGAGATCCCGGACGGGCTGGAGCGCGTGGGCGCCCACCGCGCACCGCGACCGCGTGGTCGCGGATGGATCGCCGTCGGCTGGGCGGCGCTCGCGACGATCGTGCTCGTCGGCGCCGGCATCTTCGGCCTCTCGCTCATCAACGGCGCCATCTCGTTCAGCGGCCCGACGAACTCGGCCAGTGCCGCCTCCTCCAGCGCCGCCGCCCCGACGCCCAGCGCGACGCCGACCCCGACGATCGTGCCGACCGTCGACCCGAGCCTCAGCGTCAACGTGCTCAACGGCACTAGCACGGAGGGGCTCGCCGGCACGATCGGCGACAAGCTGAAGGCCGCCGGCTGGACCATCGGCGCGCTCGCGAACGCCGACCGCACCGACATCGCCCAGACCGTCGTCTACTACGCCGATCCGGCGAACCAGGCCGCCGCGCTCGGCGTCGCCCAGTCCCTTCCCGGGGCCGCCGTGCAGCAGACGCAGGACTTCGCCGATTCGGGCGCCGACATCACGGTCGTCGTCGGCGCCGACAACGCCGGCTGA
- a CDS encoding nitroreductase family protein: MTDHSALAERVAARRSYSRVTPDAPTHEELLPLIAAAGRVADHSALHPWRIIELRGDARVRLGEAFVKDAKASGHDAEKLAAKPLRSSLLLAIVAVRTKSEKVPGWEQDAVASGVAHLLSLLLHDAGWGVIWRTGHHTRSKAVHRMHGLAKNERLLGWLYVGGIPEESREGHRKTIDPERFLSVLD, translated from the coding sequence GTGACCGATCACTCCGCGCTGGCGGAGCGCGTCGCGGCGCGGCGGTCGTACTCGCGGGTGACGCCGGACGCTCCCACGCACGAGGAGCTGCTGCCGCTGATCGCGGCGGCCGGCCGCGTCGCCGACCACAGCGCGCTGCACCCCTGGCGGATCATCGAGCTGCGCGGCGATGCCCGCGTGCGCCTCGGCGAGGCGTTCGTCAAGGATGCGAAGGCGAGCGGCCATGACGCCGAGAAGCTCGCCGCGAAGCCGCTGCGCTCCTCTCTGCTGCTCGCCATCGTCGCCGTGCGCACGAAGAGCGAGAAGGTGCCCGGCTGGGAGCAGGACGCGGTCGCCTCGGGCGTCGCGCACCTCCTGAGCCTGCTGCTGCACGACGCCGGGTGGGGCGTGATCTGGCGCACCGGCCACCACACCCGGTCGAAGGCGGTGCACCGGATGCACGGCCTGGCGAAGAACGAGCGCCTGCTCGGCTGGCTGTACGTGGGCGGCATCCCGGAGGAGAGCCGGGAGGGGCACCGCAAGACGATCGACCCGGAGCGCTTCCTCAGCGTGCTCGACTGA
- a CDS encoding dihydrolipoamide acetyltransferase family protein gives MSLRVFTLPDLGEGLTDAELVRWLVEPGQQVAVDQPIAEVETAKSVVEVPSPFAGVVATLHGAEGETIMVGAPLIEVDEVEAQEREKEAAEPESAAPAPASASGQVLVGYGTTSHTGRRRPRVATMIGGRVVAPAPAPAPAAPRIVPVVSPVVRALARDHGIDLTTLRPTGPDGIVTRHDVEAAFGSATTPSSPSTTTASSPAADPRTGLAVAATTPFSRFRRTVAEAMTRSRAEIPEATVWVDADATELWAARRHLVLDDRTPSFLSFVSRFALAALARRPELAGRVTPDGLGLETFDGVNLGVAVDTPRGLVVPVVRRADRMTVRQLDAEIVRLGDAARAGELPPADLAGSTFTINNYGSLGVDGSAAIINHPEVAILGVGRVLERPWVVDGAVVPRRIVQLSLVFDHRVTDGGVAAGFLREVADAIESPLAVLADAPPASAAGAGSPSAPAA, from the coding sequence ATGAGCCTCCGCGTCTTCACCCTCCCCGACCTCGGCGAGGGCCTCACCGACGCCGAGCTGGTGCGCTGGCTGGTCGAGCCCGGCCAGCAGGTCGCCGTCGACCAGCCGATCGCCGAGGTCGAGACCGCCAAGTCGGTGGTGGAGGTGCCGTCGCCGTTCGCGGGCGTCGTCGCGACCCTGCACGGCGCGGAGGGCGAGACGATCATGGTCGGCGCGCCGCTGATCGAGGTCGACGAGGTGGAGGCGCAGGAGCGTGAGAAAGAGGCTGCAGAACCCGAATCCGCAGCCCCCGCTCCCGCCTCCGCATCCGGGCAGGTGCTCGTCGGCTACGGCACGACCTCCCACACCGGCCGACGCCGCCCGCGGGTCGCGACGATGATCGGTGGTCGCGTCGTCGCACCCGCACCCGCACCCGCCCCGGCTGCGCCCCGCATCGTCCCTGTCGTCTCCCCGGTGGTGCGCGCCCTCGCCCGCGACCACGGCATCGACCTGACCACCCTGCGCCCGACCGGCCCGGACGGCATCGTCACCCGACACGATGTGGAGGCGGCGTTCGGCTCCGCGACGACCCCCTCCTCTCCCTCCACCACCACCGCGTCGTCGCCCGCCGCCGACCCCCGCACCGGGCTCGCCGTCGCCGCGACCACCCCGTTCTCCCGGTTCCGGCGCACGGTCGCCGAGGCCATGACGCGCAGCCGCGCCGAGATCCCGGAGGCGACCGTCTGGGTGGACGCCGACGCGACCGAGCTCTGGGCCGCGCGCCGGCACCTCGTCCTCGACGACCGGACCCCGTCGTTCCTCTCCTTCGTGTCGCGCTTCGCCCTGGCCGCGCTCGCCCGGCGCCCGGAGCTGGCGGGACGCGTCACGCCCGACGGCCTCGGCCTGGAGACCTTCGACGGCGTCAACCTGGGCGTCGCCGTGGACACGCCGCGTGGACTGGTCGTCCCGGTCGTGCGCCGCGCGGACCGGATGACCGTCCGGCAGCTCGACGCCGAGATCGTCCGGCTGGGCGACGCCGCTCGCGCGGGCGAACTCCCGCCAGCCGACCTCGCCGGCTCCACCTTCACCATCAACAACTACGGCAGCCTCGGCGTCGACGGCAGCGCGGCGATCATCAACCACCCCGAGGTCGCCATCCTCGGCGTCGGCCGCGTGCTGGAGCGCCCCTGGGTGGTCGACGGCGCCGTCGTGCCACGCCGGATCGTGCAGCTCTCGCTCGTCTTCGACCACCGCGTCACCGACGGGGGAGTGGCGGCAGGGTTCCTGCGCGAGGTCGCCGACGCGATCGAGTCGCCGCTCGCCGTGCTGGCCGACGCGCCGCCCGCCTCCGCCGCCGGAGCCGGTTCCCCCTCCGCACCCGCGGCGTAG
- a CDS encoding sensor histidine kinase, producing the protein MHARLLDRWNAISLRTKITGVTVLMLTLGLLVTGIGTMSMLKPVLLDQLDAQLSAASGANYLNTYLYGTSSDSQKIATDASPSDYFAALYDSNGDLVKTNWSNIPFSHRPAIPESLTVAEGKQLPAGGYPLLSNDGRTTYRALAQTVTLTNPPGALGTAIVATTTTQIDTVMASFLAIFLGFGVIVIIVGAGLTRMLVTTTFSPLREVEQTAAAIADGDFSQRLGGATPNTEVGRLNRSLNTMLNRIDRAFTDRARTIDQMRRFVGDASHELRTPLVSVRGYAELYRMGALQTPEDVAQAMDRIEKEAIRMGLLVEDLLELARLDETKPLDLHPVDLVQIARDAAMDAMAGAPDRVVTVLTPPSIAEPEPVDDEELSSLDTMPMPLAEQPSRPVPSRSANSTGPIAFAGATIARLRRGRGRRGGTDTLPISTTEQLTLAEPDPAPAEPAIVLAEENKLRQVVTNLIGNALRYTPEGSPIEIGVQVDHRTQRATIEVRDHGEGIPPQIREKIFQRFWRADTSRTRETGGSGLGLAIVASIVAAHQGTVEVVETDGGGATFRVTLPLADSAAAPKAGA; encoded by the coding sequence ATGCACGCACGCTTGCTCGATCGGTGGAACGCGATCTCCCTGCGCACCAAGATCACCGGGGTGACCGTGCTGATGCTGACCCTCGGGCTGCTCGTGACGGGCATCGGGACGATGTCGATGCTGAAGCCCGTCCTGCTCGACCAGCTCGACGCCCAGCTCTCCGCCGCCTCCGGGGCGAACTACCTCAACACGTACCTGTACGGCACGTCGTCGGACAGCCAGAAGATCGCCACCGACGCGAGCCCGTCGGACTACTTCGCGGCGCTGTACGACTCCAACGGCGACCTGGTGAAGACGAACTGGTCGAACATCCCGTTCTCGCACCGCCCGGCCATCCCCGAGTCGCTGACCGTCGCCGAGGGCAAGCAGCTGCCGGCCGGAGGCTACCCGCTGCTATCGAACGACGGCCGCACCACGTACCGGGCGCTGGCTCAGACGGTCACCCTGACGAACCCGCCGGGCGCGCTCGGCACGGCGATCGTGGCGACGACCACGACGCAGATCGACACGGTGATGGCGAGCTTCCTCGCGATCTTCCTCGGCTTCGGCGTCATCGTCATCATCGTCGGCGCCGGCCTGACGCGCATGCTCGTGACGACGACGTTCTCGCCGCTGCGCGAGGTGGAGCAGACCGCGGCCGCCATCGCGGACGGCGACTTCAGCCAGCGGCTCGGCGGCGCGACGCCCAACACCGAGGTCGGGCGGCTGAACCGCTCCCTCAACACCATGCTCAACCGGATCGACCGCGCCTTCACCGACCGCGCGCGCACCATCGACCAGATGCGCCGGTTCGTCGGCGACGCCTCCCACGAGCTGCGCACGCCGCTGGTGTCCGTGCGCGGCTACGCCGAGCTGTACCGGATGGGCGCGCTGCAGACCCCCGAGGACGTCGCGCAGGCGATGGACCGGATCGAGAAGGAGGCCATCCGCATGGGCCTCCTCGTCGAGGACCTGCTGGAACTGGCGCGCCTCGACGAGACCAAGCCGCTGGACCTCCACCCCGTCGACCTCGTGCAGATCGCGCGCGACGCCGCGATGGACGCGATGGCCGGTGCGCCTGACCGCGTCGTCACCGTGCTGACGCCGCCCTCCATCGCCGAGCCGGAGCCGGTCGACGACGAGGAGCTGTCCTCCCTCGACACGATGCCGATGCCCCTCGCCGAGCAGCCGTCGCGGCCGGTGCCGTCGCGGTCGGCCAACTCCACCGGCCCGATCGCGTTCGCGGGGGCGACGATCGCCCGCCTGCGCCGCGGTCGCGGACGCCGGGGCGGCACGGACACCCTCCCGATCAGCACCACGGAGCAGCTGACGCTCGCCGAGCCCGATCCGGCGCCCGCAGAGCCCGCGATCGTGCTCGCGGAGGAGAACAAGCTCCGCCAAGTCGTCACCAACCTCATCGGCAACGCGCTGCGCTACACCCCGGAGGGCTCCCCCATCGAGATCGGCGTGCAGGTCGACCACCGCACGCAGCGCGCGACCATCGAGGTGCGCGATCACGGCGAGGGCATCCCGCCGCAGATCCGCGAGAAGATCTTCCAGCGGTTCTGGCGCGCGGACACGTCGCGTACCCGCGAGACCGGCGGCAGCGGCCTCGGGCTCGCGATTGTCGCCTCCATCGTCGCCGCCCACCAGGGCACCGTGGAGGTCGTGGAGACCGACGGCGGCGGCGCCACCTTCCGCGTCACCCTGCCCCTCGCGGACTCGGCCGCGGCCCCCAAGGCCGGCGCGTAG
- the msrB gene encoding peptide-methionine (R)-S-oxide reductase MsrB — protein sequence MDYKVSKTDEQWREELDADKYAVLREAATERPWTGELLDESRAGLYTCAACGAELFKSGTKFDSGCGWPSFYESVRPEAVQLIEDTSLGMVRTEVRCASCGSHLGHVFPDGFGTPTGDRYCMNSIALEFTPEGQ from the coding sequence ATGGACTACAAGGTCTCGAAGACCGACGAGCAGTGGCGCGAGGAGCTCGACGCCGACAAGTACGCCGTGCTGCGCGAGGCCGCCACGGAGCGCCCGTGGACGGGCGAGCTGCTCGACGAGAGCCGTGCCGGCCTCTACACCTGTGCGGCGTGCGGTGCCGAGCTGTTCAAGTCGGGCACCAAGTTCGACAGCGGCTGCGGCTGGCCCAGCTTCTACGAGTCGGTGCGCCCGGAGGCCGTCCAGCTGATCGAGGACACCAGCCTGGGCATGGTCCGCACCGAGGTGCGGTGCGCGAGCTGCGGCTCCCACCTGGGCCACGTCTTCCCCGACGGCTTCGGCACCCCGACCGGCGACCGGTACTGCATGAACTCGATCGCGCTCGAGTTCACGCCCGAGGGCCAGTGA
- the groL gene encoding chaperonin GroEL (60 kDa chaperone family; promotes refolding of misfolded polypeptides especially under stressful conditions; forms two stacked rings of heptamers to form a barrel-shaped 14mer; ends can be capped by GroES; misfolded proteins enter the barrel where they are refolded when GroES binds) translates to MAKIIAFDEDARRGLERGLNTLADTVKVTLGPRGRNVVLEKKWGAPTITNDGVSIAKEIELDDPYEKIGAELVKEVAKKTDDVAGDGTTTATVLAQALVKEGLRNVAAGADPITLKRGIEKAVAAVTEELIASAKEVETKEEIAATASISAGDTTIGEIIAEAIDKVGKEGVVTVEESNTFGTELELTEGMRFDKGFLSQYFVTDQDRQEAVFEDPYILIANQKISSIKDLLPIVDKVIQANKQLLIIAEDVDGEALATLIVNKIRGIFKSVAVKAPGFGDRRKAMLQDIAILTGGQVISEEVGLKLENVTLDLLGQARKVVITKDETTIVEGSGDPEAIAGRVAQIRGEIENTDSDYDREKLQERLAKLAGGVAVIKAGAATEVELKERKHRIEDAVRNAKAAVEEGIVAGGGVALIQAGKTAFEKLELVGDEATGANIVKVAIEAPLKQIAINAGLEAGVVVAKVRELAVGHGLNAATGEYVDMLASGINDPVKVTRSALQNAASIAGLFLTTEAVVADKPEKNAPVAADPTGGMDF, encoded by the coding sequence ATGGCAAAGATCATCGCTTTCGACGAGGACGCGCGCCGCGGCCTCGAGCGCGGCCTGAACACCCTGGCCGACACGGTCAAGGTGACGCTGGGCCCGCGCGGTCGCAACGTCGTCCTCGAGAAGAAGTGGGGCGCGCCGACCATCACCAACGACGGCGTCTCCATCGCGAAGGAGATCGAGCTCGACGACCCGTACGAGAAGATCGGCGCGGAGCTCGTCAAGGAGGTCGCGAAGAAGACCGACGACGTCGCCGGTGACGGCACCACCACGGCGACCGTGCTCGCCCAGGCGCTCGTCAAGGAGGGCCTGCGCAACGTCGCGGCCGGAGCCGACCCCATCACCCTGAAGCGCGGCATCGAGAAGGCCGTCGCGGCCGTCACCGAGGAGCTCATCGCGAGCGCCAAGGAGGTCGAGACCAAGGAGGAGATCGCGGCGACCGCCTCCATCTCCGCCGGCGACACCACCATCGGCGAGATCATCGCCGAGGCGATCGACAAGGTCGGCAAGGAGGGCGTCGTCACCGTCGAGGAGTCGAACACCTTCGGCACCGAGCTCGAGCTCACCGAGGGCATGCGCTTCGACAAGGGCTTCCTGTCGCAGTACTTCGTGACCGACCAGGACCGCCAGGAGGCGGTCTTCGAGGACCCGTACATCCTCATCGCCAACCAGAAGATCTCCTCCATCAAGGACCTGCTGCCGATCGTCGACAAGGTGATCCAGGCCAACAAGCAGCTCCTGATCATCGCGGAGGACGTCGACGGCGAGGCCCTGGCCACGCTGATCGTCAACAAGATCCGCGGCATCTTCAAGTCCGTCGCCGTCAAGGCCCCGGGCTTCGGCGACCGCCGCAAGGCCATGCTGCAGGACATCGCGATCCTCACCGGCGGCCAGGTCATCTCCGAGGAGGTCGGCCTCAAGCTCGAGAACGTCACCCTCGACCTGCTCGGCCAGGCCCGCAAGGTCGTCATCACCAAGGACGAGACCACCATCGTCGAGGGCTCGGGCGACCCCGAGGCCATCGCCGGCCGCGTGGCCCAGATCCGTGGCGAGATCGAGAACACCGACTCGGACTACGACCGCGAGAAGCTCCAGGAGCGCCTCGCGAAGCTCGCCGGCGGCGTCGCCGTCATCAAGGCGGGCGCGGCCACCGAGGTCGAGCTCAAGGAGCGCAAGCACCGCATCGAGGACGCCGTCCGCAATGCGAAGGCCGCCGTCGAGGAGGGCATCGTCGCCGGTGGTGGCGTGGCCCTCATCCAGGCCGGCAAGACCGCGTTCGAGAAGCTGGAGCTCGTCGGTGACGAGGCCACCGGTGCGAACATCGTCAAGGTCGCCATCGAGGCGCCGCTGAAGCAGATCGCGATCAACGCGGGCCTCGAGGCCGGCGTCGTCGTCGCGAAGGTCCGCGAGCTCGCGGTCGGCCACGGCCTCAACGCCGCGACCGGCGAGTACGTCGACATGCTGGCGTCGGGCATCAACGACCCGGTGAAGGTGACCCGCTCGGCGCTGCAGAACGCCGCGTCGATCGCCGGCCTCTTCCTCACCACCGAGGCCGTCGTCGCCGACAAGCCGGAGAAGAACGCTCCGGTCGCCGCCGACCCGACCGGTGGCATGGACTTCTGA